A portion of the Hoplias malabaricus isolate fHopMal1 chromosome 1, fHopMal1.hap1, whole genome shotgun sequence genome contains these proteins:
- the flot2b gene encoding flotillin-2b, whose protein sequence is MGSCLTVGPNEALVVSGGCTGSDQKTYVVGGWAWAWWFLSDTQRITLEIMTLQPKCESVETAEGVAITVTGVAQVKVMTDQDLLAIACEQFLGKSVMEIKGVVLQTLEGHLRSILGTLTVEQIYQDRDQFAQLVREVAAPDVGRMGIEILSFTIKDVYDKLDYLSSLGKTQTAAVQRDADIGVAEAERDAGIKEAECKKEMMDVTFLADTKMADSKRLLELQKASFNQEVNTKKAEAQLAYELQAAKEQQKIRLEEVEIEVVQRKKQIIIEEKEINRTEKELIATVKRPAEAEAYKMQQLAEGHKTKKVLTAQAEAEKIRKVGEAEAMSIEAVGKAEAERMRLKAEAYQQYGEAAKTALVLEALPKIAAKVSSPLARTNEIVILSGEGSRVTGEVNRLLAELPVSVNALTGVDLTKLPLLQKMTNAEA, encoded by the exons AATTACCTTGGAGATTATGACTTTACAACCTAAGTGTGAAAGCGTGGAGACGGCTGAAGGAGTTGCAATTACAGTCACAGGTGTGGCTCAG GTGAAGGTTATGACTGACCAAGATTTGCTGGCCATAGCTTGTGAGCAGTTTTTGGGGAAGTCCGTGATGGAAATCAAGGGGGTGGTATTGCAAACCCTGGAAGGGCATTTACGCTCAATTTTAG GCACGCTGACAGTGGAGCAGATCTACCAAGACAGAGACCAATTTGCtcagctggtgcgtgaggtggCCGCCCCTGACGTGGGCCGAATGGGAATTGAGATCCTAAGCTTTACTATCAAA GATGTTTACGATAAGCTTGACTATTTGAGCTCTCTGGGGAAGACCCAGACGGCTGCCGTGCAGAGGGATGCAGACATTGGTGTGGCCGAGGCAGAAAGAGATGCTGGAATAAAA GAAGCGGAGTGCAAGAAAGAAATGATGGATGTCACATTCTTGGCCGACACCAAAATGGCAGATTCCAAGCGACTGTTAGAACTGCAAAAAGCTTCCTTTAACCAGGAGGTGAACACAAAG AAAGCAGAGGCGCAACTGGCATATGAGCTACAAGCAGCTAAGGAGCAGCAGAAGATCCGTCTGGAGGAGGTAGAGATTGAGGTAGTGCAGAGGAAGAAGCAAATCATCATCGAGGAGAAGGAGATCAACAGGACCGAGAAGGAACTGATTGCTACAGTCAAACGGCCCGCTGAGGCTGAAGCTTACAAGATGCAGCAGCTGGCTGAGGGCCACAA GACAAAGAAAGTGCTGACTGCGCAGGCTGAGGCAGAGAAAATTCGGAAGGTTGGGGAGGCGGAGGCCATGTCTATTGAGGCGGTAGGCAAGGCAGAGGCAGAAAGGATGAGGCTGAAGGCGGAAGCTTACCAGCAGTATGGAGAGGCTGCCAAAACGGCACTAGTTCTGGAAGCGCTGCCAAAG ATTGCTGCCAAGGTTTCTTCCCCTCTGGCCAGGACCAATGAGATCGTAATCCTGAGTGGAGAGGGCAGCAGAGTGACGGGTGAAGTGAATCGTCTGCTGGCTGAGCTGCCTGTGTCTGTCAATGCTCTCACAGGCGTGGATCTGACAAAG CTCCCTCTGCTGCAGAAGATGACCAATGCTGAAGCTTGA